The Nesterenkonia xinjiangensis genome contains a region encoding:
- a CDS encoding RNA-binding protein has protein sequence MLSDALEHLVRGIVDSPDDVDVRRRSGRRHDVLQVRVHPDDLGRVIGRAGRTAKALRTVIAALPDGDHVRVDVVDTDRRR, from the coding sequence GTGCTGTCCGACGCCCTCGAACATCTCGTGCGCGGCATCGTCGACTCGCCTGACGACGTCGACGTGCGCCGCCGCAGCGGCCGCCGCCACGATGTGCTCCAGGTCCGGGTCCACCCGGACGACCTCGGCCGAGTCATCGGCCGGGCCGGACGCACCGCCAAGGCACTGCGCACCGTGATCGCGGCGCTCCCCGACGGGGACCACGTCCGGGTCGACGTCGTCGACACCGACCGTCGTCGCTGA
- the lepB gene encoding signal peptidase I has product MSASTSPESSGDAGTTRGSSHVHPPAAGAGRRGRRRARLRLWHLGVLTVLVAVLAATAVRTLVIDVYTVDQVSMQPTLDDGERILVDRSYPDEDGVRRGDVVVFDGTGSFAPYQRDQGAMVRFVQHIGHWFGQGAPPQTYVKRVIGVGGDTVACCDAQGRVTVGDEPLEEPYLLQPATRSTPASEQSFEVQVPEGRFWVMGDNRTESVDSRALLGAPGGGMISEDRLIGRATDVFLPWSSRRHLAELPASEAVRTGGQASADDHESQEIPDDQ; this is encoded by the coding sequence ATGTCTGCCTCCACGAGCCCCGAGTCATCCGGCGACGCCGGAACGACTCGGGGCTCGTCGCATGTTCACCCCCCGGCGGCGGGGGCGGGCCGCCGGGGGCGCCGGCGCGCACGTCTGCGGCTGTGGCATCTCGGGGTGCTCACCGTGCTCGTCGCCGTGCTGGCCGCAACCGCGGTGCGCACTCTCGTGATCGACGTCTACACGGTCGACCAGGTCTCCATGCAGCCCACTCTCGACGACGGCGAACGGATCCTGGTGGACCGGTCCTACCCCGATGAGGACGGAGTCCGGCGTGGTGACGTCGTCGTCTTCGACGGCACGGGGTCCTTCGCCCCCTATCAGCGCGACCAGGGTGCCATGGTGCGGTTCGTCCAGCACATCGGTCACTGGTTCGGGCAGGGGGCTCCGCCGCAGACCTACGTGAAGCGGGTCATCGGAGTCGGCGGCGACACTGTGGCCTGCTGCGATGCCCAGGGTCGAGTCACCGTCGGGGACGAACCCCTGGAGGAGCCCTACCTGCTTCAGCCGGCCACCCGGTCCACCCCGGCCTCGGAACAGAGCTTCGAGGTCCAGGTGCCTGAGGGACGGTTCTGGGTGATGGGGGACAACCGGACGGAGTCGGTGGACTCCCGTGCCCTGCTCGGAGCCCCCGGTGGCGGTATGATCAGCGAAGATCGGCTGATCGGCCGGGCCACCGACGTCTTCCTGCCCTGGAGCTCACGACGCCATCTTGCTGAGCTTCCCGCATCGGAGGCGGTCCGCACCGGCGGGCAGGCCTCTGCCGACGACCACGAGAGCCAGGAGATCCCGGATGACCAGTGA
- a CDS encoding YifB family Mg chelatase-like AAA ATPase gives MSMGRARSVALVGVEGHLIEVEADIGQSLPAFILLGLPDASLRESQDRIRSAAKNTGLDLPARRLTVNLLPASLPKSGSALDLAILISAWAAQGLVVGTEDVVFLAELGLDGRLRPVRGVLPAVAAAARAGAVRFVVSRQNAAEAALVPGVEVLAASHAYEVAKGFAAPAGRDGGVDAVDRSRLPLDPDAGMDRHIGGAAAGLDTEDPGPGVADLADVRGQHQARFALEAAAAGGHHLLLMGAPGAGKTMLAERLPGILPPLCDDDAMEVTAIGSVTGQAGPVMRLTRRAPFESPHHSASTAAIVGGGARLARPGAVTRAHRGVLFLDEAPEFQRPTLDALRQPLETGAVTLHRAAGTVTYPARFQLVMAANPCPCGMAVGNGRDCSCTVLQRRSYLTRLSGPLLDRIDLQVQVERPRSASMALAQSGESSAEVLSRVVQARASQRERLAPWGMSTNGDLPLRLLTGQLRLDPHSTRALDACLDRAVLSLRGYVRVLRLAWTLADLVGLSLPGADEVDAAMQLRQTAEERRAA, from the coding sequence ATGAGCATGGGACGCGCGCGGTCGGTGGCGCTGGTCGGGGTGGAGGGGCATCTCATCGAGGTGGAGGCCGACATCGGCCAGTCCCTGCCCGCCTTCATCCTGTTGGGGCTCCCGGACGCCTCGCTGCGGGAGAGTCAGGACCGCATCCGATCTGCGGCGAAGAACACGGGTCTCGACCTCCCGGCCCGGCGACTCACGGTGAATCTGCTGCCGGCTTCCCTGCCCAAGTCCGGCTCTGCGCTGGATCTGGCGATCCTGATCAGCGCATGGGCGGCCCAGGGGCTGGTCGTCGGCACGGAGGACGTCGTTTTCCTCGCCGAGCTGGGCCTGGACGGTCGGCTGCGACCCGTGCGGGGCGTACTGCCGGCTGTCGCCGCGGCGGCCCGGGCAGGAGCGGTGCGGTTCGTGGTCTCCCGGCAGAACGCTGCGGAGGCGGCTCTGGTGCCCGGCGTGGAGGTGCTCGCCGCCTCGCACGCCTACGAGGTGGCGAAGGGCTTCGCCGCCCCGGCAGGACGTGACGGGGGCGTCGACGCCGTCGACCGGAGCCGGCTGCCCTTGGACCCTGACGCTGGGATGGACCGGCACATCGGCGGTGCCGCCGCTGGGCTCGACACCGAGGACCCTGGCCCAGGCGTGGCCGATCTCGCAGACGTGCGCGGACAGCATCAGGCACGATTCGCACTGGAGGCGGCGGCCGCAGGGGGTCATCACCTCCTCCTCATGGGAGCTCCGGGAGCCGGCAAGACGATGCTCGCCGAACGACTGCCGGGCATCCTGCCGCCGCTGTGCGACGACGACGCCATGGAGGTCACGGCGATCGGGTCGGTGACCGGGCAGGCCGGCCCGGTCATGCGACTGACCCGCCGGGCGCCCTTCGAATCGCCGCACCACAGTGCCAGCACCGCCGCGATCGTCGGTGGCGGTGCCAGGCTGGCCCGACCGGGCGCGGTGACCAGGGCCCACCGTGGTGTGCTCTTCCTGGACGAGGCGCCCGAGTTCCAGCGGCCCACTCTCGATGCGCTGCGGCAGCCCCTGGAGACAGGAGCCGTGACATTGCACCGTGCTGCGGGGACGGTCACCTACCCTGCTCGTTTCCAGCTGGTCATGGCCGCCAACCCGTGTCCGTGCGGCATGGCGGTCGGCAATGGTCGGGACTGCAGCTGCACGGTCCTGCAACGTCGCTCGTACCTGACACGGCTGTCCGGGCCGCTGCTGGACCGCATAGACCTTCAGGTGCAGGTGGAGAGGCCGAGGTCCGCCTCGATGGCCCTGGCGCAGAGCGGGGAGAGCTCCGCCGAGGTCCTGAGCCGAGTGGTCCAGGCCAGAGCCTCCCAGCGGGAGCGGCTGGCCCCCTGGGGCATGAGCACCAACGGGGACCTGCCCCTGCGCCTGCTGACCGGGCAGCTGCGTCTCGATCCGCACAGCACCCGTGCACTGGACGCCTGCTTGGACCGTGCCGTGCTCTCGCTGCGCGGATACGTCCGGGTGCTCCGCCTGGCCTGGACGCTGGCAGATCTGGTCGGGCTCTCCCTGCCCGGCGCGGACGAGGTCGACGCCGCCATGCAGCTGCGTCAGACAGCTGAGGAGAGGAGAGCCGCATGA
- the ffh gene encoding signal recognition particle protein → MFNSLSDRLTATFKNLRGKGRLTEADIDGTAREIRRALLDADVAVPVVREFIARVKARSLGSEVSEALNPGQQVVKIVNEELVGILGGQTRELQFAKHPPTIIMLAGLQGAGKTTLAGKLAYRLKNQGHTPMLVACDLQRPNAVNQLQVGGGRAGVPVYAPHPGVSSEAETPTGDPVQVARAGVAEAREKLHDVVIIDTAGRLGVDTELMQQAADIKSAVGAHEVLFVIDAMIGQDAVTTAQSFNEGVDFTGVVLSKLDGDARGGAALSVASVTGKPVMYASTGEGLKDFEVFHPDRMARRILDMGDVLSLIEQAEASWDKAEAAKMAQKFADQEDFTLEDFLAQMQQLKKMGSMKKMLGMMPGAQGMRQQLEQFDESSIGRVEAIIYSMTPHERVAPKIMNGSRRARIAKGSGVHVSEVNQLLERFAQAQKMMKKMAGGGMPQMPGGGAMPGGGGMQGMGGMPGMGPGAGKGKKKAVKGKGKKKARSGNPARAAQEAQEAERRKAEAASRRMDGSSFGAGAEDDFDPSQLNLPKGFEKYLK, encoded by the coding sequence GTGTTCAACTCCCTCTCCGATCGCCTCACAGCGACTTTCAAGAACCTGCGCGGCAAGGGGCGCCTCACCGAGGCTGACATCGACGGCACCGCCCGTGAGATTCGTCGTGCCCTGCTTGACGCCGACGTCGCCGTCCCGGTCGTCCGCGAGTTCATCGCCCGTGTGAAGGCGCGCTCCCTGGGCTCCGAGGTCTCCGAGGCCCTCAACCCGGGCCAGCAGGTCGTCAAGATCGTCAATGAGGAGCTCGTCGGCATCCTCGGCGGGCAGACCCGTGAGCTGCAGTTCGCCAAGCATCCGCCCACGATCATCATGCTCGCCGGCCTCCAGGGCGCAGGCAAGACGACTCTGGCGGGCAAGCTGGCCTATCGCCTGAAGAACCAGGGCCACACCCCGATGCTGGTGGCCTGTGACCTTCAGCGACCCAACGCGGTCAACCAGCTCCAGGTGGGCGGAGGCCGCGCCGGCGTGCCGGTGTACGCGCCGCACCCGGGCGTGTCCTCGGAGGCCGAGACCCCCACCGGCGACCCGGTGCAGGTCGCCCGCGCCGGCGTCGCGGAGGCCCGTGAGAAGCTGCACGACGTCGTCATCATCGACACCGCCGGCCGGCTCGGCGTCGACACCGAGCTGATGCAGCAGGCCGCCGACATCAAGAGCGCCGTCGGAGCGCATGAGGTCCTCTTCGTCATCGACGCGATGATCGGCCAGGACGCGGTCACCACCGCCCAGTCCTTCAACGAGGGCGTCGACTTCACCGGTGTGGTGCTCTCCAAGCTCGACGGCGACGCCCGCGGCGGTGCGGCGCTGTCCGTGGCCTCGGTGACGGGGAAGCCGGTGATGTATGCCTCCACCGGCGAAGGTCTGAAGGACTTCGAGGTCTTCCACCCGGACCGCATGGCCCGGCGCATCCTCGACATGGGCGACGTGCTCTCGCTCATCGAGCAGGCCGAGGCCAGCTGGGACAAGGCCGAGGCCGCCAAGATGGCCCAGAAGTTCGCTGACCAGGAGGACTTCACGCTCGAGGACTTCCTCGCGCAGATGCAGCAGCTCAAGAAGATGGGCTCGATGAAGAAGATGCTGGGCATGATGCCCGGCGCCCAGGGCATGCGCCAGCAGCTTGAGCAGTTCGATGAGTCCTCCATCGGTCGCGTGGAGGCGATCATCTACTCGATGACCCCCCATGAGCGGGTGGCCCCGAAGATCATGAACGGTTCGCGTCGGGCGCGCATCGCCAAGGGCTCCGGCGTCCATGTCTCTGAGGTCAACCAGCTCCTCGAGCGGTTCGCGCAGGCCCAGAAGATGATGAAGAAGATGGCCGGCGGCGGGATGCCGCAGATGCCCGGCGGCGGAGCGATGCCCGGCGGCGGAGGCATGCAGGGCATGGGCGGGATGCCCGGCATGGGTCCCGGAGCCGGCAAGGGGAAGAAGAAGGCCGTCAAGGGCAAGGGGAAGAAGAAGGCGCGCTCCGGGAACCCTGCCCGCGCCGCGCAGGAGGCCCAGGAGGCCGAGCGCCGGAAGGCCGAGGCCGCGAGCAGGCGCATGGACGGTTCGAGCTTCGGGGCCGGTGCGGAGGATGACTTCGACCCGTCCCAGCTGAACCTGCCCAAGGGCTTCGAGAAGTATCTCAAGTGA
- the rpsP gene encoding 30S ribosomal protein S16: MAVKIRLKRMGKIRAPYYRVVVADSRTKRDGAAIEQIGKYHPTEEPSFIEIDSERAQHWLSVGAQPTEQVLALLKITGDWQKFKGLEGAEGTLRTRAAKEEFVIPQKGSVLSEKAGAPKAEAPAEEAAEQVSEDKAE; the protein is encoded by the coding sequence GTGGCAGTCAAGATTCGTCTGAAGCGGATGGGCAAGATCCGCGCACCGTACTACCGTGTCGTCGTCGCCGATTCCCGCACCAAGCGTGACGGTGCGGCCATCGAGCAGATCGGGAAGTACCACCCGACCGAGGAGCCCTCGTTCATCGAGATCGACTCCGAGCGTGCCCAGCACTGGCTCTCCGTCGGCGCCCAGCCGACCGAGCAGGTCCTGGCACTGCTGAAGATCACCGGCGACTGGCAGAAGTTCAAGGGTCTCGAAGGTGCCGAAGGCACCCTGCGGACCCGGGCCGCCAAGGAAGAGTTCGTGATCCCGCAGAAGGGTTCGGTCCTCTCCGAGAAGGCCGGCGCCCCGAAGGCCGAGGCCCCCGCCGAGGAGGCTGCGGAGCAGGTCTCCGAGGACAAGGCTGAGTGA
- the rplS gene encoding 50S ribosomal protein L19, which yields MHTLDFVDAASLRQDIPAFGPGDTVNVHVSIVEGKTTRVQVFKGYVLGRQGHGVGETFTVRKVSFGVGVERTFPVHSPVTEKIEVVARGDVRRAKLYYMRDRHGKAARIREKRESAIARQKSEGAEAPEA from the coding sequence ATGCACACTCTCGACTTCGTCGACGCGGCCAGCCTGCGTCAGGACATTCCCGCGTTCGGCCCCGGCGACACCGTCAACGTGCACGTGAGCATCGTCGAAGGCAAGACCACCCGTGTCCAGGTCTTCAAGGGCTATGTGCTCGGCCGTCAGGGACACGGCGTCGGTGAGACCTTCACCGTCCGCAAGGTCTCCTTCGGCGTCGGCGTGGAGCGCACCTTCCCGGTGCACTCCCCGGTGACCGAGAAGATCGAGGTCGTCGCCCGCGGTGATGTCCGCCGCGCGAAGCTCTACTACATGCGCGACCGCCACGGCAAGGCCGCCCGCATCCGTGAGAAGCGCGAGTCGGCCATCGCCCGCCAGAAGTCCGAGGGCGCCGAGGCCCCCGAGGCCTGA
- a CDS encoding YraN family protein gives MDFTPPPTVPEAGPLRTAPTKDELGILGEQHAETHLVARGHIVLERRWRSRHGELDLITLDDDVLVGVEVKTRRGRGYGHPFEAVTGVKLARLHRLLREYAAQHPGVRVPLRIDVVAVLFPPGRRGASTLAEAGLGVPQIEHLEDVRS, from the coding sequence ATGGACTTCACACCCCCGCCGACCGTCCCGGAGGCAGGTCCGCTCCGGACGGCTCCCACCAAGGATGAGCTCGGAATCCTGGGGGAGCAGCACGCGGAGACCCACCTCGTCGCACGGGGGCATATCGTCCTGGAACGACGATGGCGCAGCCGGCACGGCGAACTGGACCTGATCACCCTCGACGACGACGTGCTGGTCGGCGTCGAGGTCAAGACCCGTCGGGGACGGGGATACGGGCATCCCTTCGAGGCCGTCACCGGGGTGAAGCTGGCCAGGCTGCACCGTCTGCTGCGGGAATACGCGGCCCAGCACCCGGGAGTCAGGGTTCCGCTGCGCATCGACGTCGTCGCGGTGCTGTTCCCACCCGGGCGTCGCGGTGCGTCGACGCTGGCCGAGGCGGGGCTCGGCGTGCCTCAGATCGAGCACCTGGAGGATGTCCGGTCATGA
- the lepB gene encoding signal peptidase I — translation MTSEDETSAVPHEPEDTSSHERPDGTRRRLKDRSPAAAFLVEVGTIIVLALVISFVVKTFLMRAFYIPSESMEATLEVDDRIVVNLLAPEVMDVERGDVVVFEDTRGWWGSAEQTETTAAQDALVFLGLMPDTSAHYVVKRVIGLDGDEVECCDDSGRLSVNGEPVDEPYLFPGDVPSQAEFAVTVPDDHVWLLGDHRSASADSRAHVQDGDMGAVPMEDVIGRSTAIIWPLDRWSGGGSDREPFLDVPEAP, via the coding sequence ATGACCAGTGAGGACGAGACGTCCGCGGTGCCGCACGAACCGGAGGACACGTCCTCGCACGAGCGCCCCGACGGGACCCGTCGTCGCCTCAAGGACAGGAGTCCTGCGGCGGCGTTCCTGGTCGAGGTCGGCACCATCATCGTGCTGGCGCTCGTCATCTCCTTCGTGGTCAAGACCTTCCTGATGCGCGCCTTCTACATCCCCTCGGAATCGATGGAGGCCACCTTGGAGGTCGACGATCGCATCGTGGTGAACCTGCTGGCGCCCGAGGTCATGGACGTCGAGCGCGGTGACGTCGTCGTCTTCGAGGACACCCGCGGCTGGTGGGGCTCGGCCGAACAGACGGAGACCACTGCGGCTCAGGATGCGCTGGTCTTCCTGGGCCTGATGCCCGACACCTCCGCCCACTACGTGGTCAAGCGCGTCATCGGCTTGGACGGCGACGAGGTCGAGTGCTGCGACGACTCCGGCCGGCTCAGCGTCAACGGCGAACCCGTCGATGAGCCGTACCTGTTCCCGGGAGACGTGCCCAGCCAGGCCGAGTTCGCCGTGACCGTGCCCGACGACCACGTCTGGCTGCTCGGTGATCATCGCTCCGCCTCAGCAGACTCCCGAGCCCATGTCCAGGACGGAGACATGGGCGCGGTGCCGATGGAGGACGTCATCGGGCGGTCCACTGCGATCATCTGGCCCCTGGATCGGTGGTCCGGCGGCGGCTCGGACAGGGAGCCGTTCCTCGACGTGCCCGAGGCACCCTGA
- the trmD gene encoding tRNA (guanosine(37)-N1)-methyltransferase TrmD — translation MRIDAVSIFPEFFDALDLSLIGKAQREGLLDLRRHQLRDFTVDRHRTVDDTPTGGGAGMVMTPEPWALALEHVLADAGRNPSPREDEPGQRHPAGEPPVLIVPTPAGELFTQRTAEELSEREHLVFAAGRYEGIDQRVTAWAGHHFEVRPMSIGDYVLNGGEVAIIVMVEAITRLLPGVLGNPESLEEESHADGLLEYPVYTKPAVWRGLEVPEILLSGNHARIEEHRREEQLLRTRRIRPDLYAKHIVAQEQAARREAEGD, via the coding sequence ATGCGCATCGACGCCGTCTCGATCTTCCCCGAGTTCTTCGACGCCCTGGACCTCTCGCTCATCGGCAAGGCCCAGCGCGAAGGCCTGCTCGACCTGCGCCGTCACCAGCTGCGCGACTTCACCGTGGATCGGCACCGCACCGTCGACGACACGCCCACCGGCGGAGGAGCCGGAATGGTCATGACCCCCGAGCCGTGGGCGCTGGCACTGGAGCACGTCCTCGCTGATGCCGGGCGGAACCCGTCCCCCCGAGAAGACGAGCCAGGTCAGCGGCACCCGGCCGGCGAGCCTCCGGTGCTCATCGTCCCGACCCCCGCGGGGGAGCTCTTCACCCAGCGCACCGCCGAGGAGCTGTCGGAGCGCGAGCACCTCGTCTTCGCGGCGGGCCGGTACGAAGGCATCGATCAGCGTGTCACAGCCTGGGCCGGACATCACTTCGAGGTCCGCCCGATGAGCATCGGCGACTACGTCCTCAACGGGGGAGAGGTCGCCATCATCGTCATGGTCGAGGCCATCACCCGCCTGCTGCCCGGAGTGCTCGGCAACCCGGAGTCGCTGGAGGAGGAGTCCCACGCCGACGGTCTGTTGGAGTATCCCGTCTACACCAAGCCTGCGGTCTGGAGAGGCCTCGAGGTGCCCGAGATCCTGCTCTCCGGCAACCATGCCCGGATCGAGGAGCATCGCCGCGAGGAGCAGCTGCTGCGCACGCGCCGCATCCGCCCCGACCTCTATGCCAAGCACATCGTCGCCCAGGAGCAGGCGGCGAGGCGCGAGGCGGAGGGAGACTGA
- a CDS encoding DNA-processing protein DprA: MTFPEDTCAAGTGDVEQLLRRRAELSRLVEPGDALAGLLIGHLGAEDAHRLIQSDSRPGARLRTELAVQGEAAGLGRRQRDLAEGLARWRTRRGQADGARDLGTIRRAGGGLVVPEDPRWPRELDDLGGAAPVALWHRSTGGDTAEALARLPHVARRAAVVGSREVTDYGLRVTAELVEDLVGHGVCVVSGGAYGVDAAAHRAALRRHEALTGIRTGAAAGGAAAGAGGAAASAGRQPRPAPTVAVLAGGLDRFYPAGNEPLLRSLGDSGLLLSEMPPGGSPTRHRFLQRNRLIAALTAVTVVVEARWRSGAQNTAHHALALGRPVGAVPGSVHSPSSAGCHRLLRETPAELVTDAADVVELMAGLSGALGTGEVGSSVGAGVQAEQLPLPAGGARPEVVDGLSQADRLLFDALPLRRLSAPGKVSEVAGLPMSQVLAGLTRLQRRGLARESGGHWGRSLGSQLGG, encoded by the coding sequence ATGACCTTCCCCGAGGACACCTGCGCTGCGGGAACAGGCGACGTGGAGCAGCTGCTGCGCCGACGTGCTGAGCTCAGTCGCCTGGTGGAACCTGGCGACGCCCTGGCCGGCCTGCTCATCGGTCATCTGGGGGCGGAGGACGCCCACCGGCTGATCCAGTCCGACTCCAGGCCCGGGGCGCGGCTGAGGACGGAACTCGCCGTGCAGGGGGAGGCCGCGGGCCTGGGGCGGCGACAGCGGGATCTCGCCGAGGGCCTCGCGCGCTGGCGCACCCGCCGTGGCCAGGCCGACGGAGCCCGGGACCTGGGCACCATCCGGCGCGCGGGCGGCGGCCTCGTGGTCCCGGAGGACCCCCGATGGCCGCGCGAGCTCGATGACCTGGGAGGGGCGGCACCAGTGGCTCTGTGGCACCGCTCCACCGGCGGCGATACGGCGGAGGCCCTGGCCCGTCTGCCCCATGTGGCGAGACGGGCGGCTGTGGTGGGGTCGCGGGAGGTGACCGACTATGGCCTGCGCGTCACCGCGGAGCTCGTCGAGGACCTGGTGGGCCATGGTGTCTGCGTGGTCTCCGGCGGAGCCTACGGGGTCGACGCCGCCGCGCACCGGGCCGCCCTGCGGCGTCACGAGGCGTTGACGGGGATCAGGACCGGGGCCGCTGCGGGTGGGGCTGCGGCGGGTGCGGGTGGTGCTGCGGCGAGTGCGGGGAGGCAGCCTCGGCCTGCACCCACGGTGGCCGTGCTCGCCGGCGGGCTCGACCGGTTCTACCCGGCCGGCAATGAGCCCCTGCTGCGGAGTCTGGGGGATTCCGGGCTGCTGCTCAGCGAGATGCCGCCGGGAGGAAGCCCCACCAGGCATCGCTTCCTGCAGCGCAACAGGCTGATCGCTGCCCTGACTGCGGTGACCGTCGTGGTCGAGGCACGCTGGCGCAGCGGAGCCCAGAACACCGCGCATCACGCTCTCGCCCTCGGACGTCCGGTGGGAGCGGTGCCGGGAAGCGTGCACTCGCCCAGTTCTGCGGGGTGCCATCGACTGCTCCGCGAGACCCCGGCGGAGCTGGTGACCGACGCAGCCGATGTCGTCGAGCTCATGGCAGGACTGTCGGGAGCCCTGGGCACAGGAGAGGTCGGGTCCTCAGTCGGAGCCGGCGTGCAGGCTGAGCAGCTCCCCCTGCCCGCCGGCGGGGCGAGACCGGAGGTGGTGGACGGACTCAGCCAGGCTGACCGGCTGCTCTTCGATGCCCTCCCGCTGCGACGACTCAGTGCCCCGGGCAAGGTCTCCGAGGTCGCCGGGCTGCCCATGTCTCAGGTGCTGGCCGGGCTCACCAGGCTGCAGCGCCGGGGCCTCGCCCGTGAGTCAGGTGGCCACTGGGGCAGGTCGCTGGGCTCCCAGTTGGGCGGGTGA
- a CDS encoding ribonuclease HII — translation MPEDATLLPELKLAAATGARYVAGVDEVGRGALAGPVSVGVTVYDLHEPELRLCRATGVAEGLHGVRDSKLLTAKARGRWAPIVTARAAASSVQHRAAARIDEVGITAALREAGLAGLDEVEDRLGRAVDAVILDGSHDWLTGGRSPRVTSMVKADVKALSVASASVIAKVRRDALMEELALQHPGYGWDSNRGYGSAAHRAALVESGITPHHRRSWNLLPAPV, via the coding sequence ATGCCGGAGGACGCGACCCTGCTCCCCGAGCTGAAGCTGGCCGCCGCCACTGGGGCCCGCTACGTGGCCGGGGTCGACGAGGTGGGCCGCGGCGCGCTGGCGGGGCCCGTCAGCGTCGGGGTCACCGTCTATGACCTGCACGAGCCGGAGCTGCGACTCTGCCGGGCCACCGGGGTGGCCGAGGGGCTCCACGGCGTCCGGGACTCCAAGCTGCTCACGGCCAAGGCCCGCGGGCGCTGGGCACCGATCGTCACGGCGCGGGCCGCCGCATCCAGCGTGCAGCATCGGGCGGCAGCCAGAATCGATGAGGTCGGCATCACCGCGGCCCTCCGCGAAGCTGGTCTGGCCGGGCTCGACGAGGTCGAGGACCGACTGGGACGGGCCGTGGACGCAGTGATCCTCGACGGCTCCCATGACTGGCTCACCGGTGGGCGGTCGCCGCGGGTCACCTCCATGGTGAAGGCGGACGTGAAGGCGCTCTCGGTGGCGTCGGCGAGTGTGATCGCCAAGGTCCGTCGTGACGCCCTGATGGAGGAGCTGGCGCTCCAGCACCCCGGCTATGGGTGGGACTCCAACCGGGGCTATGGCTCGGCGGCTCATCGCGCCGCTCTCGTCGAGTCGGGGATCACCCCGCATCATCGACGGTCCTGGAACCTGCTGCCTGCTCCGGTGTGA
- the rimM gene encoding ribosome maturation factor RimM (Essential for efficient processing of 16S rRNA), producing MSSAHQRREHPDTSDPQALPETAERLRVARVGKPHGVRGEVTVQLFTDEPTVRLAPGAVLIRTPGRATPDRTTASLTVSGQRWNKSICLLTFAGIGDRDAAEALRGSFLHVEVPAEPEDEDGWYSHQIAGFRCVGAQEQDLGTAREIITGAAQDLLSVETPSGEEVLVPFVEELVPGIDVEARTIRLDPPVGLF from the coding sequence ATGAGCTCTGCTCATCAGCGCCGGGAGCACCCCGACACGAGCGACCCGCAGGCACTGCCGGAGACGGCGGAGCGCCTGCGGGTCGCTCGTGTCGGCAAGCCGCACGGCGTGCGCGGCGAGGTCACCGTGCAGCTGTTCACCGATGAGCCCACGGTGCGTCTCGCACCGGGCGCCGTGCTCATCCGCACCCCTGGTCGCGCCACCCCCGACCGCACGACCGCCTCGCTGACCGTCTCCGGCCAGCGGTGGAACAAGAGCATCTGCCTGCTGACCTTCGCCGGCATCGGCGACCGCGACGCCGCGGAGGCGCTGCGCGGTTCCTTCCTCCACGTCGAGGTCCCCGCCGAGCCGGAGGACGAGGACGGCTGGTACAGCCACCAGATCGCCGGCTTCCGCTGCGTGGGAGCTCAGGAGCAGGACCTCGGTACGGCTCGTGAGATCATCACCGGCGCGGCCCAGGACCTGCTGTCCGTCGAGACTCCGTCCGGCGAGGAGGTGCTCGTGCCCTTCGTCGAGGAGCTCGTTCCCGGGATCGACGTCGAGGCTCGCACGATCCGACTGGACCCGCCGGTCGGGCTGTTCTGA